In the Flavobacterium sp. 90 genome, AAGAGTAACGCCCAAAATTGAATTCGCTTCAAAAGAAATTTTGAATCCTTTAGTTTTTAATCCAATGAGTCGAAAACCTATTCGATTTTTTGATTACAGAGTTTCGTAAAAAAAAGGAACAAAGTTGCAAAGGTTCAGAGGAACAAAGGTTTAACACCTGAATGTAAAACCTTTGCAACTTTGTCACTTTGAACCTTTGAACCTCAATTTGGTACAAATTGAACTAAATGTTGTAATTTTGCAAAAAATATTGAAGATGGTCAAGATTGGCAACATAGAATTACCCGAATTTCCTTTATTACTTGCTCCGATGGAAGATGTGAGCGATCCACCGTTTCGCCGTTTGTGCAAAACGCATGGTGCTGACATGATGTATTCTGAATTTATTTCGTCAGAAGGATTGATTCGTGATGCTATCAAAAGTAGAATGAAGTTGGATATTTTTGATTACGAGCGTCCGGTTGGGATTCAGATTTTTGGTGGTGATGAAGAAGCAATGGCACTTTCGTCTAAAATTGTTTCTACCGTAAAACCAGATTTAGTTGATATTAACTTTGGATGTCCCGTTAAAAAAGTAGTTTGTAAAGGTGCCGGTGCTGGAGTTTTGAAAGATGTAGATTTGATGGTTCGTTTAACGAAAGCTGTTATCAGAAGTACTGATTTGCCTGTAACCGTAAAAACGCGTTTAGGCTGGGATGAAAGCTCTATTAATATTGATGAAGTTGCTGAAAGACTTCAGGATATTGGTGTTCAGGCTCTGACAATTCACGCCAGAACCCGTGCGCAAATGTATAAAGGTCACGCCGATTGGTCACATATTGCACGTGTAAAAAACAACCCAAGAATTACAATGCCTATTTTTGGAAATGGTGATATCGACAGTCCTGAAAAAGCTTTAAAATATAAAAATCAATACGGTATCGACGGAATCATGATTGGTCGCGCTGCGATTGGTTATCCTTGGATTTTTAACGAAATCAAGCATTATTTTAAAACAGGTGAACACTTACCTGCTCCAACTGTTGCTGATCGTGTAGAAGCTGCCAGAAATCACCTTATGTGGTCTATGGAATGGAAAGGTGAACGTTTGGGAATTGTTGAAATGCGTCGTCATTATACGAATTATTTCAAAGGAATTCACTCTTTTAAAGAATACAAACAAAAACTGGTTACAACTGACGAACCTGAAAATTTGTTTGCGATTATGAAAGAAATCGAGCAGGTTTATGCAGGATATGAGTTTGTTTAAAACAACATAATCTTTTTCAAAGTGAAATACTAAAACAAAAAAGACCTTCAAAATTAGACTGCACCCAAAAGTTTAGACAAATTTATAATTAAGTTTTATAATAATGAGCTCGATATTGTATCGGGCTCATTGCTTTTAGATTAAGTTTTATTCTGTCATTATTATAATAATTAATATACTCAATAATCTCCTGTTTTAATTGACCAATAGAACTGTATTTTTTAAGATAAAACAACTCTGATTTTAATGTTCCAAAGAAGTTTTCAATAATCGCATTGTCAAGACAATTTCCTTTTCTGGACATACTCTGTTTAATTCCTTTTTCTTTTAATAAGTATTGGTACTGTTTCATTTGATACTGCCATCCTTGATCAGAGTGCAGCGTTAAATTAGTATTGTCGGGTATTTTCTTAAATGCTTTTTCAAGCATCACAGCTACTTGATTAAATACGGGTCTTTCAGCCAGTTCATAACTAATTATTTCTCCATTAAACAAATCAATTATTGGTGATAAATATAATTTTTTCCCTGAGACGTTAAATTCAGTTATATCAGTTGCCCATTTTTGATTAGGCACTGATGCTTTAAAGTTTCTACTCAGAAGATTAGGGGCAATCCTGCCTTGTTCCCCTTTATAGGATTTATATTTTTTAACTCTGATAAGACTTTTTAAACCCAAAGATTTCATAAGTCTTAAAACTGTTTTATGATTGATGATTATCACTTGAAGGTTTAATTCACTAGTAATCCTCCTGTATCCGTAACGGCCCTTATGTTTAGAATAAATTAATTTTATAAGTTCTTTTACTTTTTTGTATTTATCAGCTGTTTTACTTTGTTTTTGATAATAATAAAAACTGCTGCGCGCCACATTACTACAATTTAAAAGTAATTTTAAATCATAGCGATGCCTTAATTCCATTATGGCTTGCGATTTTTGGCTTTTTCTTCGGCTTGAATTAAGGCTTGTAACTTTTTTAGAAAATCAATTTCACAGCGTAATGCTTCATTCTCTAACAGAAGTTCTTCTTCCCTGGTTAAAGGTTTTTCGGATTTACTTTTTTTATCTTTAGAATTACTCATAGATTTTCGCCTCCCTTTTGGTTTTAGTTTTAATCCTTCTAAACCAAAATTAGCAAAATCTTTTTTCCATTTAATGATAATTGAATCCGAAGGAATGTTAAATCGTAAACGAGTTTCTTTTAAAGATAATGAATCACTATTAATTGACTTTAAAACCTTTAATTTAAAATCAGTCAAATAAACCTGATTTTTTCGTGATAATAAACCTGCCCTTCCATATTCCCTGTAAAAACTGACCCATTTGCGGATATTAGATTTGCTGGTTCCTTTATCGTTAGATACTGATGCAAATGAATAATGTTTAACAACTACTAATTCTACACATTCAAGTTTGAATTCATAACTGTGCTTGACTTTTCTTTCCATAAAAATGCCCCCAAATAGCGTCTAACTTTTTGGGGGCAGTGCAAAATTGAAGGTCTTTTATTATTATCGTTTTTTACTTTATAGCTTCTAAAATTTTGCTGGCAATTTCATTTTGACCATTTTCACTTGTGATATATTCTCTATTTTTTTCGTTTGTTAAATATCCTAATTCAAGTAGTACAGATGGGCATTCTGAATTTTTCATGATATAAAAAGGAGCTTCTTTAACTTTCCCTTTTGTCAAACTTTCATTTGAAACATTACTTAATAATTTTTCCGCAGATTCTATTGACTCTTGTTTGAATTTTTCATTTTTGCTCGAAACATAAGCGTCCATTTG is a window encoding:
- the dusB gene encoding tRNA dihydrouridine synthase DusB; the protein is MVKIGNIELPEFPLLLAPMEDVSDPPFRRLCKTHGADMMYSEFISSEGLIRDAIKSRMKLDIFDYERPVGIQIFGGDEEAMALSSKIVSTVKPDLVDINFGCPVKKVVCKGAGAGVLKDVDLMVRLTKAVIRSTDLPVTVKTRLGWDESSINIDEVAERLQDIGVQALTIHARTRAQMYKGHADWSHIARVKNNPRITMPIFGNGDIDSPEKALKYKNQYGIDGIMIGRAAIGYPWIFNEIKHYFKTGEHLPAPTVADRVEAARNHLMWSMEWKGERLGIVEMRRHYTNYFKGIHSFKEYKQKLVTTDEPENLFAIMKEIEQVYAGYEFV
- a CDS encoding IS3 family transposase, translating into MELRHRYDLKLLLNCSNVARSSFYYYQKQSKTADKYKKVKELIKLIYSKHKGRYGYRRITSELNLQVIIINHKTVLRLMKSLGLKSLIRVKKYKSYKGEQGRIAPNLLSRNFKASVPNQKWATDITEFNVSGKKLYLSPIIDLFNGEIISYELAERPVFNQVAVMLEKAFKKIPDNTNLTLHSDQGWQYQMKQYQYLLKEKGIKQSMSRKGNCLDNAIIENFFGTLKSELFYLKKYSSIGQLKQEIIEYINYYNNDRIKLNLKAMSPIQYRAHYYKT
- a CDS encoding helix-turn-helix domain-containing protein, whose protein sequence is MTDFKLKVLKSINSDSLSLKETRLRFNIPSDSIIIKWKKDFANFGLEGLKLKPKGRRKSMSNSKDKKSKSEKPLTREEELLLENEALRCEIDFLKKLQALIQAEEKAKNRKP